In Streptomyces sp. NBC_01717, one DNA window encodes the following:
- the pcaDC gene encoding bifunctional 3-oxoadipate enol-lactonase/4-carboxymuconolactone decarboxylase PcaDC, with product MSTSAPAQHLLHHRVDGRDSAPPLILGPSLGTSLAVWDPQTPSLARTRRVVRWDLPGHGGSPAGLLPDGGTVADLGQLVLGLADALGIEEFGYAGISLGGAVGTWLAVHHPERVTSLVILCSSAHFGPPEGWSDRAALVRAEGTGPVAETAPARWFTPSSAASPAARAMVADLSAADPRAYAGLCDALADLDLRAELSRITAPTLVVAGREDLATPVAHARELADGIPGAALTEVAHAAHLANVERPVPVLAALLGHFAADAAPPADDASRHDAGMAVRRAVLGDEHVDRAITRTTDFTAGFQDFITRYAWGEIWTRPGLSRRTRSCITLTALVAHGHHEELAMHVRAARRNGLTPEEIQEVLLQSAVYCGVPAANAAFAIANRILEEEN from the coding sequence ATGAGCACTTCTGCCCCCGCGCAGCATCTGCTGCACCACCGTGTGGACGGCCGGGACTCCGCCCCGCCGCTGATCCTGGGCCCTTCGCTCGGCACCTCGCTGGCCGTGTGGGACCCGCAGACCCCGTCGCTGGCCCGGACCCGCCGAGTGGTGCGCTGGGACCTGCCCGGCCACGGCGGCTCCCCGGCCGGCCTGCTGCCCGACGGAGGCACCGTCGCCGACCTCGGGCAGCTCGTCCTCGGCCTCGCCGACGCACTCGGCATCGAGGAGTTCGGCTACGCCGGTATCTCGCTCGGCGGCGCCGTCGGCACCTGGCTCGCCGTGCACCACCCCGAGCGGGTCACCTCGCTCGTGATCCTCTGTTCCTCGGCCCACTTCGGACCGCCGGAGGGCTGGTCCGACCGCGCGGCGCTGGTGCGCGCCGAGGGCACCGGCCCGGTCGCGGAGACCGCCCCCGCCCGCTGGTTCACCCCGTCCTCCGCGGCCTCCCCGGCCGCACGGGCGATGGTCGCCGACCTGTCCGCGGCCGATCCCCGGGCCTACGCCGGGCTCTGCGACGCACTCGCCGACCTCGACCTGCGCGCCGAGCTGTCTCGTATCACCGCACCGACCCTGGTCGTCGCGGGCCGCGAGGACCTGGCGACGCCCGTCGCACACGCCCGCGAGCTGGCCGACGGCATCCCCGGCGCGGCCCTGACCGAGGTGGCGCACGCCGCGCACCTCGCCAACGTCGAGCGTCCGGTGCCCGTGCTGGCCGCCCTGCTGGGACACTTCGCGGCCGATGCCGCACCGCCTGCCGACGACGCCTCCCGGCACGACGCCGGTATGGCCGTGCGCCGCGCCGTGCTCGGCGACGAGCACGTCGACCGGGCGATCACCCGCACCACCGACTTCACCGCCGGTTTCCAGGACTTCATCACCCGCTACGCATGGGGCGAGATCTGGACCCGGCCCGGGCTGAGCCGCAGAACCCGCAGCTGCATCACCCTCACCGCGCTGGTGGCCCACGGCCACCACGAGGAACTGGCCATGCATGTACGGGCCGCGCGGCGCAACGGTCTCACCCCCGAGGAGATCCAGGAAGTGCTGCTCCAGTCGGCCGTCTACTGCGGCGTGCCCGCGGCGAACGCCGCTTTCGCCATCGCGAACCGCATTCTCGAAGAGGAGAACTGA